Below is a genomic region from Muntiacus reevesi chromosome 19, mMunRee1.1, whole genome shotgun sequence.
acaaatgagaaaactctCTTCTCTCTTGGTAAAATCCAAAACTATGTGTACCTCATTTGAAAATGCATGACAGAAAAATTCCACAAAGGGTATTACACAAAACTAATGGAGCAAAAAGAAACACAATAATAAGCCTTTAATTTAAtagtcatttatttaattatttgggtGCAATGGGTCTTAGCTGAGGCATATGGGGTATAGTTCTCCAGCCAGGGGtcagacctgggccccctgctttgggagtgcagaatcttagccactggaccaccagggaagtcctgagcctTTAAACTAAGAGCGGGACAGTATTTCTAAATTAGCTCATCTCAAGAACCAAAAAATAAGTTTTGAAAATTTGTTAAAATCCTCAATCAAATGCAAAAGCTCAAGAACTTATAACTACATAGGATAAGGCAAAATAAGAGAGTGGATCAGGAAGATTTATCTACTACAATAGTTttttcagagggaggaggaagtttTTATTATCAAGTTAATGTAAATCTTCTTAAAGACCGTTAAGTGCTTCTGCTCCACCCTTGGCTCAAATCTACTTAAAAATTGCAGCACTGATTGACAGAAAAATATCTTTGGATCAGAAAAGTGTCTCGGAAAACAACTTATGTTCCTTCCAAGAGTTTCTgataagaatttgaaaagaaaaaaaaagcagagtccACCGTCTGGatgcgtgctcagtcacctcAGACTCTTTGCGGCCACATGGAgagcagcccgtcaggctcctctgtccatgggattctccaggcaagaatactggagtatgttgccacgccctcctccaggggatcttcctgacccagagatggaatccacgtctcttgcatttccttcactggcaggtgagttctttaccactgcaccaccagggaagcatgaatTTAAAGGAAGAATATAATTTCTGGACTTACAACCTCTTATCCTGAGAGATCTTTTCtcccccagctttactgagatataattgacatacaacatcaTGTAAGTTCAAAGTGTGCAACACGTTGATTGATTGCATATTGCAAAACAGTTACCAACTTAGCATTAGTTAACACGTCCATCATGTCACCtaagtatcatttctttttgtggtgaatataataatttttaattattcactTAAGTGTacgttttcttttttgtttcaggCTTCAGTTACCTTTGTCCTCTAGTATCCAGCACAAACCCTGCACATAATAGGCATTAAGAAAATGTTTGATGAATAAATGTGTGAATTTATTACTCctttttcctaaaataattatCGCACATATGAGTAACTTGAATAAACACATTATGGCTTCTAAACAAAGCAGCCCCCAGTTTGATATTCTGTGGCCTACTGTTCTCAAATGTAGGTGAATAGCCTCTTAAATGTACTCTTATTGAAAAGATCTTGTTTTGATTCTAAAGCATAAAGGTTCCAAATGAAAGATTTTGGTTCTTTCTTCTATAGCAATCATAtccattaaaatataataatgagtagatgatatttaaaatttttaaatgacttctttCATTTCCAAAGGATACTAATATCCTTATACATCTAAAATCAATGCTACCAACCCttgccaaacaaataaatgattaaaagaaaCTACATATGTTTCAGCTAAAGATTCCAGCTAGATTTTAAGGGAACTAGTGATTAATGAATTTTCAGGTGAATAGAAACTGCCTCAGGctaccacttcagtgttctgacACCAGCTGGCAGTAATTTACAGGCTTAACAGGAAAGAAGACAAATGAAGACTACATCACAATGTTCCTTGTAACTCCAGTCCTTGTTCCAAGCATAGTTCCATGGCTGTCTGGGTGATCTGAGAATAAATGCTTTCAAGACACACACATAAAAGGGGTTTTGTAAGTAGTATCCAGCAGGAATTTCGATATTAATCAGCAAAATACCAAAATCTGCCTGACAGACTGATCGGAAGAGGTTTTTCTTCTATGTTGTGACAGACATTTCCATGTTTGTGCAATCATATGGTTTTAGACAAAGCAATCATTTTAGCAACTTTTCATCATTCTTTCCAAATACTGAAGACTTAAGTGGACATCTTTGTAATACAGTTGTCAGTATTTCTGACACTCCTTTTTTTATGAATGGCAGTCACAGCCCCTACTAATTAGTGTCTGGGAATGACATCCATTGTAATAACGTCCACCTTCAGGTGGtactatttaaaacattttaattgttaAATCAGTTTGAGTTACATGTAGTGTGGTTCAAGGGCAATCAGTGTTCCCAGTAAGctgcatgcaaacacacacacacacacatcacactaATTAGCCATAAGGAAGGAATCTCCATCTCTTTTGCTCATTGCTGTACACCCAGAATGCAGAACAGTGCATGTAACATTACAGGAACCCCATACATATTTGTGGAGAGAATTGTGCTGCACACAACTCAGGGGTCAGCTTTATTTGCGTATTCGACTGCATGTTCCACAGAGCAACACTGAAAAATATGAGATTCTGTTTTAACTTTATCTTCCATCTTCTGTACTTCTAAGGTCTTGTCAAATCTACTGTTCCTTTTCATCATTTAATAATGTCAAAAAtcacattaatatttataattttatacaatGTTTACAACGTCCAGGAACCGAGCTGCGCACTTGTCATTTTCACTTAATTCCTACAACACTTTTATAAAACAGGTGATGTTATAAGTCCCAATAAATGAGACAAATTGAATTACAGAGAGATTGAGTGCCCCGAGCTATTAATACACTCAAAATGAATGGAGGAGCTGAGACCAGATCACAAATACCTCAAACTAGAATCCCTGCCCTCATCAACTTATTGTAGCACTTTCCAATGAGCTTCTACTCACTAAGCCCTTCTCCCTACCACCATGTCAGAGGACAGGTTACACTTCTTATGTCTGAAAATCCCCACTTCCCTTCTCAGGTTCTTACCCAATCCACCCATGCCAATGCCAGAATCTATCCTCTCTGTCTCAACTGGAGTGAGGATGCTCTCAGACAGGTAGGATGGCTGACTAACCAATTCATTACCCACTGGTATAAATAAGTTCCCATCAATGGATTGCCTAAGCAGCATTTCCATTTTCAACATTTAATCTCTGCtgattaatgataataataaatggtTTTATCTATTCATTAAGGAACTTGGGCATCAGCaagaatttgagaaaaatatCTTCCAATGTAGATATAATGTAATTCATTTGATGCATGTTTGTGTGcttaggcatgtctgactcttttcaagcccaccaggctcctctatccctgggattctccaggccagaatactggagtgggttgccactcccttctccagggatcttcccaaccagggatcacacccaggtcttctgcattgcagacagattctttacagtctgagcaaccagggaagcccaattcattTGCTATTGCTCACTATAAAGATTACTTACCTATTGGTCAAGCATTGTGTTAAGTAAGGAGGATACAAAGTTGAGTAAAGTGGAGCCCTGTCCTCTCAGGactaaggaagagagaaaaccaGAGAAAGGAAGGTGTAGTGATGGCATTGATGGTTTTAAATAAAGTATGATGGTGGCCCCACGGAGAAAAGATTAATTCTGTCTGAAGAGGTTAGATAAGTTTTGATACCAAAGGTAATTTTTATGCcaggtctttaaaaataataatattagagAGATAAAGATATGGGGGTCCTTAGGTTTCGAAGAGGAACAATGTGAGCAATGATAaatgcggggagcggcttgaaagagctgactctgggagctgccttgattgattatcaagggtcccttcaaggacatagctctctgttccgccacccctctggaatttactatccaaagttaaacagaacactagtaagccttgaatgcacacatgacgcaggtggataagcctttcacgaccatccttaagataaacgggatgcccttCTAATCCCTTGAccttatcagagagttctggtgattgttatctcaaagtgatgtttatggaaaaatattttctcttcttaagattctctgcttggtttagtataaatgtaaccctgagaaataaagaatcatcgctgactgcagcgatcctctcgaccccatctgttctgtgtctttatttcttagcctaaaggaacgcgccgtgttgctcgctgaaatctcccggctggtcccgGCAGATAAAGAAATGGCTAATTGCATGGAAGGACCTAgcgggcattgtgctaagtgcaataagccagagaaagacaaatacagtaagACTGCagttatgtgtggaatctaaaaaacaaaacaaatgaactaatGTAATTcaacagaaacagagttacagatgCTGAGAACAaataggtggttgccagaggggaaatGGGTGGGGTATGAATGAAACAGGTAAAGAGAGATTAAGAGGTGTGAACTTCCAATTATAAAACAAATGAGTCATGGAGATGAAATGTACAATATGAGGAATTTAATCAATTATATTATAATACCTGTGTATGGTGACACACGCTAACTAGACTTTTCATCATGATGATTCTATAGTGTAAAGAAATATCCAATCATTATGTTgtgcaacagaaactaacatagtgttgtaggtcaattatacttgaattattaaaaaaatgtattatatgtAGACACTGAGAGTAAATGCATCAAATGCTCATGGTCATTGCCTCTGAAGGGTGGGGATTATGGGTGattgttattttttactttatcctTTTATGTATTTCTAGTTGTCTAAAATGAACATGTATCACttgtaaaattagaaagaaaacaattaaaaataaaaaataaatatatcctaACCTTATAATAAATTAAGAAATTGAAATATATGCTATATCAGaagttaataaaaaacaaaaattaatctaATAAAGTGTACCAGTTTAAAAGTGGGGAACAGTGTATAACAGTATATAAGAGTTTcagttctgtgtcttcacaagtTCTGGATAttgccaactttttaaaaaacaattccaaTAGGTGTATAGAAGCAcagttttttttacttttaaatttacatGTTTTTAATGACTAATTTCCTACATGCTTGtttgccatttgtatttcttcattggtgaaacatttgaattttttgacactttaaaaaatgtagttgtttttcttattgttgagtttttagttatttatatattttgaatacaagTAATTTATGGACATGGATAATTACATGTGTGTTTAAAAACTGACACTCTATTTTAATTAGAATATGGGGTGGTGATGGGAGGTAGGAGTCTTCCCTGAAGCTACAGAAACCAACAGGACCACTTGGTTCCTAGTCCTGTATGAAGAACAGTCCTCCAAGTCTACAAGTCATTGGTCAGGAGACACTCATAGCCCACTTCATAAACCACCAGTTTGAGGACAAAGAGCTTTCAAGACGGAATGTACTACGTACAATATAAAATGCAAAAGACATTTGAAGTTTGAATTTTTACAATAAAACAGGAGTTTTAGAGtgatttgtttaaaattaaagaacagaTTATAGaaatttcttgagaaatctgtatgcaggtcaggaagcaacagttagaactggacatggaacaacagactggttccaaacaggaaaaggagtacgtcaaggctgaacattgtcaccctgcttatttaacttatatgcagagtacatcatgagaaatgctgggctggatgaagtacaaactggaattaagattgccgggagaaatatgaataacctcagatatgcagatgacaccacccttatggcagaaagtgaagaagaactaaagagcctcttgatgaaagtgaaagaggagagtgaaaaagttggcttaaagcacagcattcagaaaactaaagtcatggcatctggtcccatcacttcatggcaaatagatggggaagcagtggaaacagtgtcagactttattttggggggccccaaaatcactgcagatggtgactgcagccatgaaattaaaatacacttacttcttggaagaaaagttatgaccaacctagacagcatattaaaaagcagagacattactttaccaacaaaggtccatctagtcaaagctatggttcttccagtagtcatgtatggatgtgagagttggactataaagaaaactgagtgctgaagaattgatgcttttgaactgtggtgttggagaagactcttgagagtcccttggactgcaaggagatccaaccagtccatcctaaaggagatcagtcctgggtgttcattggaaggactgatgctgaagctgaaactccaatactttggcgacttgatgcaaagagctgactcattggacaagaccctgatgctgcgaaagattgaaggcaggaggaaaaggggatgacagaggatgagatggttagatggcatcactgactcaatggatatgagtctgagtaaactctgggagttgatgatggacaggaaggcctggcttgcggcagtccatggggtcacaaagagtctgacacgactgaactgaactgaagaaaaaaacagagctaACAACAACATAGCCACTGATTGAATTAGGAAATAAAACTTTCCCAATGCATTTAAGCCCCCTTTTATATCTCTCCCCAatcaactttcacattcattaacCTCCAACTTTCTTGTATTTGATTTACCAACGTACCTCTTTTGGGGGGATCTATTACATATATCTCTAAGCAATCTATACTATCAATATCTCtgcaatttttaaagtttgataaaatatttcattcatccattctccTGCGACAAGCTCTTCCTTAAAACTTAGCAGTCCTAAAAAGGGCTCTCCTTCACTCAGAGAGTGAAGACAGGTAAAAGTCCAGTCCCGTGGCCTCTCACAGAATCAGAAACAGCCCTAATGTGACCTTGGTGTTTTCCCAAGAGTACAGACAGCACAAAAACAGGCTTAGCCTCATGATACTTAAAACAGTTTGAACTTGAGTTTATACATGAAGTTTCCAAGAGAGtgaattaaaaactgaaaattaccattttaaaaataattcattctacttaaggaaaaataatttgttttattgtATAAATGACAATTTCAACAAGAGTATAAATTAGGTACAATTATATAAACTGGAAGAtagggtgtgtgcatgctcagctgtatcccactctttgggaccctatggactgtagcccaccaagctcctctgtccatggaactttcaagcaagaatactggagcaggttgccatttcctactccaggagaacttcctgacccagggattgaacctgcatctcctgagtctcctgcattggcattggcaggcaggttctttaccactgagccacctaggaatccTGGAAGATAGGGTATTTACATTCAAACATCATTCTAGTAATGGGCAATTTAAATACATTTGATATAATAAAAATTGCTACATTTTTGCatcataaaaaagcaaagacaggaATTATTCCTGCCCACCGAGTAACTCACAAAGATTTGCATAACAATTTCCACAAACTGATCTCAGAAGCAGAGCATCGTTTCATTATCAAAGAGAACAAACTGTGAAATATTACAAACTGTGCTTCATATGATACTGTCTCAAGCAATCTGTATAAGAAATAACATCAAGATTCATAATTGCACAAATCTGAAAGATCTTACATTTTCCCTGACAAATTACACTGCTATCGTAACTCACAAAGAAGTATTTGTAGTATTTTATGAACTGTTTACTCTCCTGGATTGCAAATTGTTTAGCTAACTTATACAAACTTTTTGGCTGCAAATCTTCAATGTCATAGGCCTGGGTCAGGTTATACTCCACCTTCCAATTGGATTCTCCCTTTAGATTAGCATCTGTCAGGTTCAAGTAATACTGCAGCATATCCTATAGTTAAAAAATAGTTAAGAAGAGTAATGAAGTCTGGTTCATATTTTGGCATATAACATACCACATAGCAAGTAGAGTTCTTATTAGGATTTATGTGACCTTCTTAATTTTAAAGTGtagtcattttaaaaactgacaattGCTTTTAAGGAAAGAGTCCCGACAGAAAAATCTATATTGTTTTGTTCATgtaaaatataatgaaagaacataatagaaaataatccaACTATACAGAGAGATATACAGAATAAAAAGCCTTCAGTTCAGACACCTCAGAAGTAACCACTGCTAACAACTGTCTATAATCAGTTATGTGCAGCAGGTGGCTTGTACAAGCCCACAAATGCCAACTGTCAAATTTTCAGGAAACTTGCAAGTTAGTTTATATCATTATGGCAGCTTGAAACTGGCCATTTTGGGAGTATTTATGCCATGGAAATTGGCACACTCTACAAAATAAAGCACCATCCACACCCCAGTGAGCCAGCTGTTAAATGTTTACCAGCACTCCGGTGTATGTGTGCTGTTCCAGACTGTATGTACAAAAGAAATATaggtatttaatttctttttactatcttttttatttcttcataaaatgaaatcaaactattttgcattttaaaaaatgatatagtaTTATAGCAAGTTCATCTTTCTATGTcaatgtacacacatacacatgaatttCAGATCTAAAAACAGGCAACTAATAGTTGTAAAGAATTTCTTTTGGACTGTTCTTATCAGTCAATTGTTGTATTATCTTTCTTAATTTAATGCTTATGGATTAAAGCCAGATTTCTCCTGCACTATTGTTTTTTGTAAAAACATGCTCCAGGGAATAATAGAACTATTGCTGACTAAATTTACCTAGAAGAAAAATACAGTTACATCAGTAGAGACTTTAACTGagaaattcttttcaaattacatATGTGTTGAAAGGGACAGTATTCATAAACTAAATGCCTACCCTTTTGAAGCTGAATTGATATAAAAGTTTGCTGACattcaaaacacaaaaaagaagacATCTTGAGATTTCAACATAAAGTACAACTTACAGTAGCTGTGTTGAAAACATTCAACTAAACTGACGAAAACTACACAGACATGCAAAAATATGAAGTCAATTCTAAAAGTCACAGCAACTTACCAATAATTTGTAATCACGAGGATCATACTGAAATAGTCTGATACCAGGGTTGTTGGTCAGTTTCTCTAAAACACTTCGCACTGGAGTTACAGCAGGAGCCACGAACAAAGAATTTACTGGATTTCCTGGACAAagcatatgtacataaatatatgtatttttaacagCTGggcttaataatattaaaaatacaaaaagtttCAGATTaagaagttaacagtcataacaGTCAAATAATGCATGATGCTTGATGGATCCTGATTTGAAACAACAGTAAAGAGACACTTTTAAGAAAATAGGGAAAGTTTTATTATGAAGAGATTAAAAGAATTATTGTTGGTTCTGTTAGTTAAGCTAATGGAATTATGATTATGTTGTTATCCAAATATTTTAGCAATGTGTGAAGCACGCAGTGTTGAAATACATTTAATGTTTGACATTTACTTTCAAATAcctcaaaaaaaattattggtaAAACAAATCTTGATAGGTATTTGAATATAAGTGATAGTACACACTATATAAGTGATAGCAGAGGTTCTCTCTGCTtttatatatgtttgaaattttttataataaaaatatccaaCTTATTACAAgtacacacacatgaaaaatacAAAGCTAGTTTTTGTACTCTACCTATGACAATATTCCAATAATTACATAATAAGAATTTGATTAAAGTGTCACCATGTTTTATATCTATTATAGAACTAAATCTCTGAGTATAAAAGCTATCAAAGGCTGAAAAATGGTCATTTTTACCAAGCCCAGTCATCCtagatgaaaaaggcaaaacatttttaaaatgttctccaattactgaaatatatatatatatatatatatattgatttttatCCTGGCTGACCACtaaaaaatcaaaacttttattttgttaacTCTCAGTTTTCCACTCTCATACAGAAATTAACTTTAAGACTAAATAATCATTGTCTTATTTAATGCAACTGCTCCTtctggcttctttttttaatgctgagtagaTGACCATGTTGGTAACCACTTAAAAGTTAAGAGCTTAATGTATTTTACTTTAAACCACAGTAAACTGTGCTCTGCTCTTTAAATTCTAAGGAAAACTAATCATAGCAAAAGAaacttgaggacttccctggtggcccagcggttaagGATCCACCCACCTGCAAACacaagggacacgggttcgatctctggtccaggaagatcccacatgctgtgggatgactaagcctgtgtgccataactgctgaagcccgcacaccccagGGCCTGTcctcccaacaagagaagccacagcaacgaGCAGCAGGCACACCGCTGGAGAGTGGCCCCCGCTATCCACGACGAGAGAAAGCCCGCAGGCAGCAACACTCAGTGtggtcaaaataaaaatttttttaaaagtatggcaaaaaccaccacaatactgtaattagcctccaattaaaaataaatgaattaaaaaaagaaaaaagaaagaaaaacttgagTCTCACAGGTAGAACAAAAGCAGTGCTTCTCTAAACTTTCAGACCTAAAAGAACATTTGAGTGAGCTGAAGGTTTCAGAGGCTTTCGGGTCAACAGCGATCAAATGGTGATGGCTTTGGGAAGTTAATAAGAAGTCCAGCAGTTGGACTAGATATAGTCCTACACACTATAGGACTATATATATACTCATTGAAGGTAAGTGAGAAAAAGCTAGTGCTGGCAAGTAGAtttaataaactttaaatttaCTGGATCAGTAAAAGTTAATATTCACTATTTTGCATAGCAAAATACATACAAATAGAACATTGTATTACCTTTTTTATCTGAAAGAACCATAATACTATCTCTGTGAGTATGTCCATAAAATTGTCCTGCAATGATGTCactgtattttctaaaaatgtctATCAGTCTCTCATTATGGTATTTTCTCATGGCTGTGATGTCCCTTGCAAAAGGCAGATACCCCACTGGAACATGAGCTATGATGTACACCTggagagagaaacacaaagaGGACTGATGGGACTCTTTCTGCACATTTATCATAACAAAAAGACATTTAGATACCCAAGATTGAAAGTAcattaattaaattttagaaaacaaatataccATCTCTCCTACTCATTTATCAAAAGGAGAAATTATGAAACTATTAATGGTCTTAAATTTATACTTGTCTATTTAAACTGCATGGTTTATGATATaatagtcttcccaggtggcgctagtggtaaagaacccacctgccagtgtaggagacatgagagatgtgggtttgatccctgagttgggaagattcccctggacatTATGATATTAGGTAACTCTGACCacgctgcagttcgtggggtcacaaagagttggacatgactgagtgactgaactgaactgaactgtgaccttgctcaaaagtaatttttaatatctATCAAGCCTTAGAgcataataaaacaaaactagCATCAACAACAGAGCAAATCATACACTGTTTCATACAAGAACATCTTTAAGttttaatacttttattaatACCTGACCCCTTGCAAGTCTAATAAATTCACAAGTGTAACACTCTGTTCATCCCCAGTGATGTTGGTCTATGGCATCTACCTTCTCTTTATTTTGCTGAGAGATGTTCAGTGTATTTTCTAGCCATTCAAATTGATTTGCTGGATCAGTTTGATTTAGGGTCATGGAATTTGGGCCATAGTATAAGTTTGTGTTGAGACTGATGAGCCGAAGTTTTGGATTATTTGAAACTTTCTGTGTATAAAAGCCacctataaaaacaaattttgaacacattctattaataaaataatacacaGATACATAGACACTGTGAAAGCAAAAATCTTAATTAAGGTTTACAATCCATTTCGGAAGGTTATACTTATTTCTCATTGCTTTGTTTGCACTTAAATAGGCTTATCATTGGATAAGAATCAGATTTAACAAACACTTACTGAAAACCTACTCTGTGTCAAGTCCAGTGTTGCTACTTCCACATACTGAGGTCACAACAGTTGTGTTTAATATTCTTATGAAAAGATAACTAGGCAATGAGGTATTGATTTTTATCAAGGAAAGATTAAGAAATCAACGTCTACTTTCGTATGTTTGGGGACTTACGGTAAGAGATACTATGAAATCTAAAATCTAAAGAATGAGAACACACGTGGATCTTGCCAGAGAACACTGAAGAAGCCATAGCAGATAAATCAGAGCTGCTAGACTCTCAGGTGAGATGGGGCTTAAGCGCATAACCCCACTCACACCTGTGAACCAGTGGTGAGAACACCGCCGTCACGGCGCTTTCAGAGTGAGCCACTGGGACCTCGGCCCACTCGCCATCCATGCTGCTCCTCGGCTTTCAAACATGCTCAGGCCTCTAGGAGAACTGGGCACAGAGACTCTTCAGAACTGGCACACCCAAGCAAACACTAAATATCTCAGTCTAAACAGTATTAACTGaataaaaacagagacaaaacaaAGCTGAGGAAATCTCTCAATTACCTTTCTTTAAAGTAGTAACAGCTTCTTCAGTCAGCCATGGTTTCCAGAGGCTTGCTACTGCATTGTACACTTTGCTGGTGACTACGGGCAGCTGATCCTGGCCACAAACAATATAATCCAACATTGAAACTCTGAAGATACATGGATGAATTAATTTAAACACGATTTGAGCGATTACTACTATCAGAGGCAGCTGGAGATGCAGGAATACTAGATATActtaatttttcaaggaatttatgGCTTTGTTGGGGAGATGGAGGACAAAATGCAACCAGTCATCTATAAGACAACATGCTAGGAACCATGGCAAGGATCCTGTGAGTGGAGAAACAAGAATAATCAAGGCTGGCCTAGAGAGTCAGAAGGGAGAGTGAGCAGAGCATTTGAACCAGGCCTTGAAGAATGATTTCATCAGGTTGACAAGAAAGGgaatcaaaagcaaaaacaatggcCCAGACACCAACACGGTGATGCATACAGAAAAAAGCCCTTGTTCTGGCATAACTGGAGTACAAAATGGATGTGGGAGTGTGCTCACTAGACACTGGAGGCAAGTTTGCCCCTGAAAACCTAAGTTCTGGTGTAGCATGCCCGGGAAGTGGAGAAAACGTCATGATTTCAGAATTAAACAAAGTCCTCTGAAATGTGAACACTAGTATAAAGCATTTTAACTTCTTGAAAGAAGACTTATAACCACATGTTTCTGATTTGAAGTCTCTTTatgtcaaccctgaatattcattggaaagactgatgctgaagctgaagctctaatactttggccacctgatgcgaagagccgactcactggaaaagaccctgatgctgcgaaagattgaagccaaAACGAGAAGAGGGTGGTAGAGAATGAGataaatagcatcaccgactcaatgggatgaatttgagctaactctgggagatagtgaaggacagggaagcctggcgtgctgcagtccatggggttgcaaagagtcagacacggcttagtgactaaacaacaacaattcctTATGTCAGCCTAAATCATATCATTTTGATTTTCTAAATATTATATCtgtaatatacagtatttttatcATCCTACTTTATCATATCATTATTAAAGAACCCTTATGG
It encodes:
- the SMPDL3A gene encoding cyclic GMP-AMP phosphodiesterase SMPDL3A isoform X3 — its product is MCDSPYRLIFSALDFIKNSGQKVSFMIWTGDSPPHVPVLELSTDKVINVIANITTTIQRLFPNLQVFPALGNHDYWPQDQLPVVTSKVYNAVASLWKPWLTEEAVTTLKKGGFYTQKVSNNPKLRLISLNTNLYYGPNSMTLNQTDPANQFEWLENTLNISQQNKEKVYIIAHVPVGYLPFARDITAMRKYHNERLIDIFRKYSDIIAGQFYGHTHRDSIMVLSDKKGNPVNSLFVAPAVTPVRSVLEKLTNNPGIRLFQYDPRDYKLLDMLQYYLNLTDANLKGESNWKVEYNLTQAYDIEDLQPKSLYKLAKQFAIQESKQFIKYYKYFFVSYDSSVICQGKCKIFQICAIMNLDVISYTDCLRQYHMKHSL
- the SMPDL3A gene encoding cyclic GMP-AMP phosphodiesterase SMPDL3A isoform X2, producing the protein MARLGALVCCLLAAWHCRPGLGRPLAPAGAGPAVGQFWHVTDFHLDPTYHITGDHTKVCASSKGAKASDPGPFGDVMCDSPYRLIFSALDFIKNSGQKVSFMIWTGDSPPHVPVLELSTDKVINVIANITTTIQRLFPNLQVFPALGNHDYWPQDQLPVVTSKVYNAVASLWKPWLTEEAVTTLKKGGFYTQKVSNNPKLRLISLNTNLYYGPNSMTLNQTDPANQFEWLENTLNISQQNKEKVYIIAHVPVGYLPFARDITAMRKYHNERLIDIFRKYSDIIAGQFYGHTHRDSIMVLSDKKGNPVNSLFVAPAVTPVRSVLEKLTNNPGIRLFQYDPRDYKLLDMLQYYLNLTDANLKGESNWKVEYNLTQAYDIEDLQPKSLYKLAKQFAIQESKQFIKYYKYFFVSYDSSVICQGKCKIFQICAIMNLDVISYTDCLRQYHMKHSL
- the SMPDL3A gene encoding cyclic GMP-AMP phosphodiesterase SMPDL3A isoform X1, which encodes MREAGRSEWAPRGAPAGRPGRGAVPPAAGRGEGEVTEAPECPLGSAGRSGLAGQFWHVTDFHLDPTYHITGDHTKVCASSKGAKASDPGPFGDVMCDSPYRLIFSALDFIKNSGQKVSFMIWTGDSPPHVPVLELSTDKVINVIANITTTIQRLFPNLQVFPALGNHDYWPQDQLPVVTSKVYNAVASLWKPWLTEEAVTTLKKGGFYTQKVSNNPKLRLISLNTNLYYGPNSMTLNQTDPANQFEWLENTLNISQQNKEKVYIIAHVPVGYLPFARDITAMRKYHNERLIDIFRKYSDIIAGQFYGHTHRDSIMVLSDKKGNPVNSLFVAPAVTPVRSVLEKLTNNPGIRLFQYDPRDYKLLDMLQYYLNLTDANLKGESNWKVEYNLTQAYDIEDLQPKSLYKLAKQFAIQESKQFIKYYKYFFVSYDSSVICQGKCKIFQICAIMNLDVISYTDCLRQYHMKHSL